In the Quercus lobata isolate SW786 chromosome 5, ValleyOak3.0 Primary Assembly, whole genome shotgun sequence genome, one interval contains:
- the LOC115990578 gene encoding uncharacterized protein LOC115990578: protein MNGDPNKRNKNKYCRFHRDHRHGTDECYDLKQQIENLIRQGKLRHFVGRDHKDEKLKGKMEESSQPPLGEIRVIIRGTSTGQSSKSKKTYLKVVQNVKLSGRSPRTRSMDEPAILFTDEKAEMIHHPHDDAIVITLLIADYTTKRVLVDNGSSADILYYPAFQQMRFGRDQLCPVCSPLIGFGGMKVQPVGTITLPVVVGSYLQQITKEVNFLVVDCSSSYNAIIGRPTLNSWKVITSTYHLSVKFLTEYGIGQAQGDQLAVRECYLAMMALDE, encoded by the coding sequence ATGAATGGAGATCCCAATAAGCGTAATAAGAATAAATATTGTCGCTTCCATAGGGACCATAGGCATGGCACGGACGAATGTTATGACCTGAAACAGCAAATCGAGAATCTCATTAGACAAGGAAAATTGAGGCACTTTGTTGGAAGAGATCATAAAGATGAGAAGTTGAAGGGAAAGATGGAAGAATCGTCCCAGCCCCCACTAGGAGAGATAAGGGTTATCATAAGAGGGACTTCGACGGGGCAGTCTTCCAAGTCAAAGAAGACGTATCTCAAAGTGGTGCAAAACGTCAAACTCTCTGGACGATCCCCAAGGACGAGATCAATGGACGAGCCGGCTATTTTATTCACCGACGAAAAGGCTGAAATGATCCATCACCCGCATGACGATGCAATTGTCATTACTCTGCTTATTGCAGATTATACAACCAAGAGAGTGTTGGTAGATAATGGAAGTTCAGCAGATATATTGTATTACCCTGCCTTCCAACAGATGAGGTTTGGGCGGGATCAACTTTGTCCAGTGTGTTCACCATTGATAGGGTTTGGAGGAATGAAGGTGCAACCCGTAGGCACCATTACATTACCTGTAGTGGTGGGATCATACCTGCAGCAGATAACTAAGGAAGTCAATTTCCTCGTGGTGGATTGTTCGTCCTCATACAATGCTATTATTGGAAGACCAACTTTGAACAGTTGGAAGGTGATAACATCTACCTACCATCTATCAGTCAAATTTCTTACGGAGTATGGGATAGGACAAGCACAAGGAGATCAGTTGGCAGTTAGAGAATGTTATTTAGCCATGATGGCTTTGGACGAGTAG